The Belonocnema kinseyi isolate 2016_QV_RU_SX_M_011 chromosome 10, B_treatae_v1, whole genome shotgun sequence genome has a window encoding:
- the LOC117181171 gene encoding uncharacterized protein LOC117181171 → MSDNQAKLHFLFILWNFGYAHSSENLWCYGCNTNLTEGRSQECNDPYAPGPMVDLIQCPQNESHHCLKSIIVYHSILTTVRGCVPSTKVNSYCDINKYPDAKIDCYFCSVYACNHSDLLSSNFLTIISMISVLLWKCSALWAF, encoded by the exons ATGTCTGATAATCAAGCAAAACTacactttcttttcattttatggaattttg gGTATGCTCATAGCTCAGAAAATTTATGGTGTTATGGTTGTAATACGAATTTGACAGAGGGAAGATCTCAAGAATGCAATGATCCTTATGCCCCAGGACCAATGGTTGATTTAATCCAGTGTCCCCAAAACGAATCGCACCATTGTCTCAAGAGCATAATAGTCT atcATTCCATACTGACAACAGTGAGAGGATGTGTACCTTCTACAAAAGTAAACTCTTACTGCGATATTAATAAATATCCAGATGCAAAAATCGATTGTTACTTTTGCTCAGTTTATGCTTGTAATCATTCAGATTTACTATCTTCAAATTTCCTCAcaataatttcaatgatttcagtaTTATTATGGAAATGTAGTGCATTGTGGgccttttaa
- the LOC117181172 gene encoding uncharacterized protein LOC117181172 — MTFVCTLVINLAITLSSIDLSSQFECLSNGDPIPDVLRGGPSNSSQRNYLRETPLPHNESPILDRSSEWISRFGIPLKITTDQGRQFESKLFEELTQVIGAKHLRTRAYHPAANGMVERLHRQLKAAIKCHENDEWAEVLPIVLLVSPPNMKFWSISNISVKLKAM, encoded by the exons ATGACGTTCGTCTGTACTCTCGTCATCAACTTGGCTATTACCCTtagttctattg acttaagttcacagtttgaatgtCTATCTAATGGAGACCCAATTCCTGATGTTCTTCGTGGTGGGCCTTCTAATTCTTCACAAAGAAATTATCTGCGTGAGACGCCTCTTCCACATAACGAATCTCCTATTCTTgataggtccag CGAATGGATATCGCGATTTGGAATTCCCTTGAAAATCACAACCGATCAAGGACGACAGTTCGAGTCAAAACTTTTCGAAGAGTTGACTCAAGTTATAGGAGCCAAGCACCTGCGTACGAGAGCTTACCATCCAGCGGCGAACGGCATGGTCGAGCGATTACACCGACAACTAAAGGCAGCAATTAAGTGTCACGAAAACGACGAATGGGCCGAGGTCTTACCGATTGTCCTTTTAG tttctCCACCTAACATGAAATTCTGGTCCATATCAAATATTTCCGTaaaacttaaggccatgtga